The following coding sequences are from one Gossypium hirsutum isolate 1008001.06 chromosome A12, Gossypium_hirsutum_v2.1, whole genome shotgun sequence window:
- the LOC107928244 gene encoding phosphoribosylamine--glycine ligase gives MAMAFATFNLSPSLRFVSNNKGFFDSQLSNSFLLSHLFLGTSFSVPTLSFSTIHQTSRRPHINASPCSSTSFRCFAQKSPVDGLGSNGASERLVVLVIGGGGREHALCYALQRSPSCDAVFCAPGNAGISSSGNATCIPELDISDSSAVISFCRKWGVGLVVVGPEAPLVSGLANDLVKVGIPTFGPSAEAAALEGSKNFMKSICDKYGIPTAKYQTFSDASAAKQYIKEQGAPIVIKADGLAAGKGVIVAMALEEAYEAVDSMLVEGIFGSAGCRVIVEEFLEGEEASFFALVDGENAIPLESAQDHKRVGDGDTGPNTGGMGAYSPAPVLTEELQSLVMESIILPTVKGMSAEGCKFVGVLYAGLMIEKKSGLPKLIEYNVRFGDPECQVLMIRLESDLAKVLLAACRGELKGVSLNWSPGSAMVVVMASQGYPGSYEKGTVIQSLEEAENVAPCVKIFHAGTARDLDGNFVATGGRVLGVTAKGRDLKEARDRAYDAVEEIKWPGGFYRRDIGWRALPQSEFARNA, from the exons ATGGCCATGGCTTTTGCGACCTTCAATCTATCTCCTTCTCTAAGATTTGTTAGCAACAACAAAGGCTTTTTCGATTCTCAATTATCCAACTCTTTTTTATTATCACATTTGTTCCTTGGGACTTCTTTCTCGGTGCCGACTCTCAGTTTCTCCACCATTCATCAAACCTCGCGTCGCCCCCACATCAACGCCTCACCATGCTCCTCTACTTCCTTCAGATGCTTTGCCCAGAAATCACCGGTTGATGGCCTCGGCAGTAACGGCGCTTCCG AGAGACTGGTTGTGCTAGTTATTGGTGGAGGAGGAAGAGAACATGCACTTTGCTATGCATTGCAGCGCTCTCCTTCTTGTGATGCCGTCTTCTGTGCACCAGGCAATGCTGGTATTTCCAGCTCTGGGAATGCAACTTGTATTCCTGAGCTTGACATTTCTGATAGCTCAGCTGTAATTTCTTTCTGCCGCAAATGGGGTGTTGGGTTAGTTGTTGTAGGACCAGAGGCTCCCCTTGTTTCAGGTCTTGCCAATGATTTGGTAAAGGTCGGAATTCCAACTTTCGGCCCTTCAGCTGAGGCTGCTGCTTTGGAAGGTTCTAAGAACTTCATGAAAAGCATATGTGACAAATATGGAATTCCTACTGCTAAG TATCAAACATTTTCAGATGCATCAGCTGCAAAGCAATATATTAAAGAACAAGGAGCACCTATCGTTATCAAAGCAGATGGCCTGGCTGCTGGAAAAGGAGTTATTGTTGCCATGGCACTAGAGGAGGCATATGAGGCTGTTGATTCAATGCTTGTTGAGGGTATTTTTGGTTCTGCTGGTTGCCGTGTCATTGTTGAGGAATTTCTTGAAGGAGAAGAAGCATCATTCTTTGCCTTGGTGGATGGAGAGAATGCCATACCACTGGAATCTGCTCAGGACCATAAACGGGTCGGAGATGGTGATACAGGTCCTAATACTGGTGGGATGGGAGCATATTCTCCTGCACCAGTCTTAACGGAAGAACTTCAATCTTTGGTCATGGAATCCATTATTCTCCCAACAGTGAAGGGTATGTCAGCAGAGGGATGCAAATTTGTTGGTGTCTTATATGCTGGACTAATGATCGAGAAGAAGTCTGGATTACCTAAACTAATTGAGTACAACGTCCGCTTTGGAGATCCAGAGTGTCAG GTTCTGATGATTCGTTTGGAGTCTGATCTTGCGAAAGTTCTGCTAGCAGCTTGTAGAGGAGAGCTGAAAGGGGTGTCACTAAACTGGTCCCCTGGGTCTGCCATGGTGGTAGTAATGGCAAGCCAAGGTTACCCTGGCTCCTATGAGAAAGGGACTGTGATTCAGAGCCTCGAAGAAGCTGAAAATGTGGCTCCTTGTGTGAAGATATTCCATGCTGGAACTGCACGTGATTTGGATGGAAATTTCGTTGCCACGGGAGGCCGTGTTCTTGGGGTTACTGCTAAGGGTAGAGATCTTAAAGAAGCACGGGATAGAGCATATGATGCAGTTGAAGAAATCAAGTGGCCTGGAGGATTCTACCGGCGGGATATCGGATGGAGAGCACTTCCTCAGAGTGAATTTGCTAGAAATGCCTAG
- the LOC107928254 gene encoding MACPF domain-containing protein At4g24290 — MALRVPAPKAAEIAIASIGCGYDIGTDIRLKYCKVDSKDPCLIEIDEDGGREIVLPGGISVPNMSKSIKCDKGERTRFRSDVLSFQQMSEQFNQEISWTGKIPSGLFNSMFEFSGCWQRDAANTKTLAFDGVFITLYSVALEKSQMVLRDHVKKAVPSTWEPAALARFIGTYGTHIVVGVKMGGKDVIYIKQQHSSTLQPADIQKRLKDMADKRFLDANEHYGTVSEQVFQSDKFEIREQRLRFAHNSPSSSYPHKEDILSIYKRRGGSDNRNLSHNDWLQTVQSEPDVISMSFIPITSLLNGVPGSGFLSHAINLYLRYKPPIEELHQFLEFQLPRQWAPVFSELPLGPQRKQQSTSSLQFSFMGPKLFVNTTPVDVGKRPVTGLRLYLEGKRSNRLAIHLQHLSSLPKIFQLVDDPNENFSQMSRDRKYYEKVYWKNYSHVCTAPVEAEEDLSIVTGAQLQVENHGFKNILFLRLRFSTVLGAMSLKQPEWDGSPGLAAKSGLISTLISHHFTTVQRPAPRPADVNINSAVYPGGPPVPVQVPKLLKFVDTTELTRGPEETPGYWVVSGARLVVEKGRIRLRVQYSLLTAILPDEDGLEEQ, encoded by the exons ATGGCGCTAAGGGTTCCTGCTCCAAAGGCGGCTGAGATTGCTATAGCGTCCATTGGATGTGGATATGATATCGGTACAGATATTAGGCTGAAATACTGTAAAGTGGATTCTAAAGATCCATGTCTTATTGAGATCGATGAAGATGGAGGCCGTGAGATTGTTTTGCCTGGTGGAATTTCAGTACCCAACATGTCCAAGTCAATAAAATGTGATAAAGGGGAGCGCACACGATTCAGGTCTGATGTTCTCTCCTTCCAACAG ATGTCAGAGCAGTTCAACCAAGAAATATCTTGGACTGGAAAAATACCTTCAGGCCTCTTCAATTCCATGTTTGAATTCTCTGGTTGTTGGCAAAGAGATGCTGCCAATACTAAGACACTTGCTTTTGATGGGGTGTTCATCACCCTCTACTCAGTTGCACTGGAGAAATCTCAAATGGTGCTACGTGATCATGTCAAGAAAGCAGTCCCATCTACATGGGAACCTGCAGCGTTAGCAAG GTTTATTGGCACTTATGGCACCCACATTGTTGTTGGTGTGAAGATGGGAGGGAAGGATGTTATTTACATAAAACAGCAGCATTCCTCAACTCTTCAACCTGCTGATATCCAGAAAAGGCTGAAGGATATGGCTGATAAGAGGTTTTTAGATGCCAATGAACATTATGGAACTGTGTCTGAGCAAGTTTTCCAGAGCGACAAG TTTGAAATCAGGGAGCAACGGCTAAGGTTTGCCCATAATAGTCCATCAAGTTCATATCCGCATAAAGAG GATATTCTAAGCATTTACAAAAGGAGAGGTGGAAGTGATAATAGAAACCTATCTCATAATGATTGGTTACAAACAGTTCAGTCAGAGCCTGATGTGATTTCAATGTCCTTTATCCCAATTACTTCTCTGTTGAATGGAGTCCCTGGTAGTGGATTTCTGAGCCATGCCATAAATCTGTATTTGCGAT ATAAACCACCGATTGAAGAACTCCACCAGTTTTTGGAATTTCAACTTCCAAGACAGTGGGCGCCAGTTTTCAGTGAGCTTCCTCTTGGCCCACAACGAAAGCAACAAAGCACTTCATCTTTGCAATTCAGTTTCATGGGGCCCAAGCTTTTTGTGAACACTACTCCG GTTGATGTGGGTAAGAGGCCAGTGACCGGCCTCCGACTATATCTAGAAGGTAAAAGGAGTAATCGCTTGGCCATCCACTTGCAGCATCTTTCCTCTCTTCCAAAAATCTTCCAACTTGTAGATGATCCAAATGAGAACTTCAGCCAAATGTCTCGTGATCGTAAATACTATGAGAAAGTTTATTGGAAGAACTACTCTCATGTATGCACTGCTCCTGTCGAGGCTGAAGAGGATCTTTCCATAGTAACTGGAGCACAACTGCAGGTTGAGAATCATGGTTTTAAAAATATTCTCTTTTTACGGCTACGCTTTTCAACTGTCTTGGGAGCTATGTCTCTTAAGCAGCCAGAATGGGATGGATCACCTGGGTTGGCAGCTAAGTCAGGACTCATATCAACACTAATTAGTCATCACTTCACAACCGTTCAGAGGCCAGCTCCAAGGCCAGCTGATGTGAATATAAACTCTGCTGTTTATCCTGGAGGCCCGCCTGTACCTGTCCAAGTTCCCAAGCTTTTGAAATTTGTCGATACAACAGAGCTGACAAGAGGGCCAGAAGAAACTCCTGGATATTGGGTTGTTTCGGGGGCAAGATTAGTTGTTGAGAAGGGAAGGATCCGTCTTCGGGTTCAGTATTCTTTATTGACTGCAATATTACCTGATGAAGATGGCTTAGAGGAGCAGTAG